A single window of Micrococcaceae bacterium Sec5.1 DNA harbors:
- a CDS encoding ABC transporter permease yields MSTATAMQDRKPSAGGINRTFLWIEIKRMLRNRRTVVFTVVMPAIFFFIFGLSNKNQQLPNGHSYGQYILISLTVYAAMTAATGAGSQVAVERAQGWSRQLRLTPLLPGAYIAVKAAAALTLSLVAVIAQFVIGALAGVTMDLQTWVTAGLVAWLGSLVFAALGLFVGYLMPSQNVMQILGPALAILAMLGGLFMPIEIMGDTFGAIAKFTPAYGIGQLARSPITGDFDAMWIVNVVIWLAIFVGGAALAFRRDTKRV; encoded by the coding sequence ATGAGTACGGCAACAGCAATGCAGGACCGCAAGCCCTCCGCGGGCGGTATCAACCGGACGTTCCTGTGGATCGAGATCAAGCGGATGCTCCGCAACCGCAGGACAGTCGTCTTCACAGTCGTCATGCCCGCGATCTTCTTCTTCATCTTCGGCCTGTCCAACAAGAACCAGCAGTTGCCCAACGGCCACAGCTATGGTCAGTACATCCTGATCAGCCTGACCGTGTACGCAGCCATGACTGCCGCCACCGGAGCCGGCAGCCAAGTGGCAGTGGAGCGTGCACAAGGGTGGAGCAGGCAGCTCCGGCTCACTCCGCTTCTTCCAGGTGCCTATATTGCTGTCAAGGCTGCGGCAGCCCTGACGTTGTCGCTCGTCGCTGTGATCGCCCAATTCGTCATCGGCGCTTTGGCCGGGGTCACCATGGACCTCCAGACATGGGTGACAGCTGGATTGGTTGCCTGGCTGGGTTCGTTGGTTTTCGCAGCGCTGGGCTTGTTCGTGGGGTATCTCATGCCAAGCCAGAATGTCATGCAGATCCTTGGCCCGGCGCTGGCCATCCTGGCCATGCTTGGCGGCCTCTTCATGCCGATTGAGATCATGGGCGACACCTTTGGTGCTATTGCCAAGTTCACGCCCGCATATGGGATCGGGCAATTGGCCAGGAGTCCGATCACTGGCGACTTCGATGCAATGTGGATCGTAAATGTGGTCATCTGGCTCGCGATCTTCGTTGGCGGAGCTGCGCTCGCATTTCGTCGCGACACCAAGCGCGTCTGA
- a CDS encoding histidine kinase: MSSEKTGGMFRGPGPRRWFAGAGLSILLWAWPTWNLVWSVNEPLPWKLAASTSLIAFFAAYAVLPMYSRRRGSRTGLVCVGILFALNGLVIFLVGREALWTWPFLACAIAMTVLPPRVDFALIVALAAVSLATGLSTDTPEQAFSQPALILSLGLMMSSFARMIRQTSRLRAAQSELADAAVAAERSRVARDMHDILGHSLTVIAVKAELAGRLMEGAAGPSLDRAAAEISDVQDLARGALGDVRATVAGYRGVNVLAELAAARSALESAGIEAELPGTVEQVPARHRELFGWVLREGITNVVRHSGAARCRVLLTASGVLVEDDGVGPGPEARPGSGLAGIRERAAMAGGSASIGTSDLGGFRLAVDV, from the coding sequence ATGAGCTCCGAGAAGACCGGTGGCATGTTCCGTGGGCCTGGACCCAGAAGATGGTTTGCAGGCGCAGGCTTATCCATTCTTCTCTGGGCTTGGCCCACGTGGAACCTGGTGTGGTCCGTCAACGAGCCGCTTCCCTGGAAGCTGGCAGCCTCCACGTCATTGATTGCCTTCTTCGCCGCCTACGCCGTTCTGCCGATGTACAGCCGGCGCCGCGGCAGCCGGACAGGCCTGGTGTGCGTCGGCATTCTCTTCGCCTTGAACGGGCTGGTGATTTTCCTGGTCGGCCGGGAGGCACTCTGGACGTGGCCGTTCCTCGCCTGTGCGATTGCCATGACAGTGTTGCCACCGCGCGTTGACTTCGCCCTGATCGTGGCGCTTGCGGCAGTCTCCTTGGCTACCGGGCTGTCCACAGACACACCGGAGCAGGCCTTTTCCCAGCCGGCACTCATCTTGTCGCTGGGCCTCATGATGTCTTCCTTTGCACGGATGATCCGGCAGACGTCCCGGTTGCGTGCGGCACAAAGCGAACTGGCGGATGCGGCCGTTGCCGCCGAGCGGAGCCGGGTTGCACGCGACATGCATGACATCCTGGGACACTCACTGACGGTGATCGCCGTCAAGGCTGAATTGGCCGGCCGGTTGATGGAAGGAGCCGCTGGGCCGTCCTTGGACAGGGCAGCGGCGGAAATCAGCGACGTGCAGGACCTTGCCCGCGGCGCCCTCGGGGATGTGAGGGCCACTGTCGCCGGTTATCGCGGCGTCAATGTCCTCGCCGAACTCGCAGCTGCCAGGAGCGCGCTGGAATCGGCAGGGATCGAGGCCGAGTTGCCCGGGACAGTTGAGCAAGTTCCTGCCCGGCATCGCGAGCTCTTCGGCTGGGTATTGAGGGAAGGCATCACCAACGTTGTGCGGCATTCCGGCGCCGCGCGTTGCCGCGTCCTGCTGACAGCGTCCGGCGTCCTGGTGGAGGACGACGGCGTGGGGCCGGGTCCCGAAGCACGCCCCGGCAGCGGACTGGCCGGAATACGGGAGAGGGCGGCCATGGCAGGCGGAAGCGCCAGCATCGGCACCAGTGACCTTGGAGGGTTCAGATTGGCAGTTGACGTATGA
- a CDS encoding response regulator transcription factor: MSIRLVIADDQALVRGALVALLGLEPDIEVVAELGDGTGVAAAVVEHSADVAMLDVEMPGLDGISAAAAVRRAAPSCRVLMVTTFGRPGYLKRAMQAGASGFVVKDTPARQLADAVRRVHRGLRVVDPALAAESLTSGDTPLTERETEVLRAAAAGGTVADIARTTILSEGTVRNYLSAAMAKTGGRTRAEAVRIAADNGWLL; the protein is encoded by the coding sequence ATGAGTATCCGATTGGTGATCGCTGACGATCAGGCACTGGTGCGTGGGGCTTTGGTGGCATTGCTGGGGTTGGAGCCAGACATTGAGGTGGTTGCAGAATTGGGCGATGGCACGGGCGTCGCCGCTGCTGTGGTGGAGCATTCCGCGGACGTCGCGATGCTGGATGTCGAGATGCCGGGCCTGGATGGAATCAGCGCAGCAGCTGCCGTACGCCGGGCGGCGCCTTCGTGCCGGGTACTGATGGTTACCACCTTTGGGCGGCCTGGCTACCTAAAACGCGCCATGCAGGCCGGAGCATCGGGGTTTGTCGTCAAAGATACCCCGGCTCGACAACTGGCCGATGCGGTGCGCCGTGTTCACCGGGGGCTTCGAGTGGTGGATCCGGCACTCGCTGCGGAATCGCTGACGTCCGGCGACACCCCCCTGACGGAGCGTGAGACGGAAGTGTTGAGGGCTGCCGCTGCCGGTGGAACTGTTGCGGACATTGCCAGGACAACGATCCTTTCCGAAGGGACGGTGCGGAACTACCTCTCCGCGGCGATGGCCAAGACCGGCGGAAGGACACGAGCCGAGGCGGTACGAATCGCTGCCGATAACGGTTGGCTCCTGTAG
- the dusB gene encoding tRNA dihydrouridine synthase DusB: MTVVATPPAPKLELPPLQLGGITVDTPVILAPMAGITNSAFRRLCREYGGGLYVAEMVTSRALVERTPESLRIISHDEDEKVRSVQLYGVDPVTVGAAVRMLVEEDRADHIDLNFGCPVPKVTRRGGGSALPWKIDLFTSIVQTAVKEASKGGIPLTIKMRKGIDEDHLTYLDAGRIARDAGVAAVALHGRTAAQFYSGQADWSAIARLREALPDIPVLGNGDIWSAEDAVRMVRETGVDGVVVGRGCQGRPWLFGDLQAAFEGSDQRHRPGLREVAEGVYRHAELMVETFGNDEYKALREIRKHMAWYFKGYVVGGELRAKLATVPTLEVLRGLLEELDMDLPYPGIDSEGPRGRAGSPKKPALPKDWLVSRQLNAEQSAEISAAELDVSGG; this comes from the coding sequence GTGACTGTAGTAGCAACGCCCCCTGCCCCAAAGCTTGAGCTTCCGCCTTTGCAGCTCGGTGGGATCACCGTGGACACTCCCGTGATCCTTGCCCCCATGGCGGGCATCACCAATTCAGCCTTCCGCAGGCTCTGCCGTGAATACGGTGGTGGCCTGTATGTGGCCGAGATGGTGACCTCGCGCGCGCTGGTGGAACGGACTCCGGAATCATTGCGCATCATCTCGCACGACGAGGATGAGAAAGTGCGTTCCGTGCAGCTCTACGGCGTTGACCCCGTGACGGTGGGCGCGGCAGTCCGCATGCTCGTCGAGGAAGACCGCGCAGACCACATCGATCTTAACTTCGGCTGCCCTGTGCCCAAGGTCACCCGCCGCGGTGGCGGTTCCGCGCTGCCTTGGAAGATTGATCTCTTCACGTCGATCGTGCAGACCGCGGTTAAGGAAGCTTCCAAGGGTGGCATCCCGCTCACCATCAAAATGCGCAAGGGAATCGATGAGGACCACCTGACGTACCTCGACGCCGGTCGGATCGCCCGCGATGCCGGAGTGGCCGCCGTCGCCCTTCACGGCCGCACCGCCGCCCAGTTCTATTCCGGCCAAGCTGACTGGTCCGCCATCGCCCGCCTTCGTGAGGCGCTGCCTGACATTCCGGTGCTGGGAAATGGTGATATCTGGTCCGCCGAGGACGCTGTCCGCATGGTCCGGGAAACCGGCGTGGATGGCGTAGTGGTAGGCCGTGGTTGCCAGGGCCGTCCGTGGCTGTTCGGTGATCTGCAGGCGGCGTTCGAAGGCAGCGACCAGCGCCACCGTCCGGGCCTGCGGGAGGTCGCCGAAGGCGTGTACCGGCATGCAGAGCTCATGGTGGAAACCTTCGGCAACGACGAGTACAAGGCGTTGCGGGAAATCCGAAAGCACATGGCTTGGTACTTCAAGGGATACGTGGTGGGCGGGGAACTTCGCGCCAAGCTGGCCACGGTTCCAACCCTTGAGGTCCTGCGCGGACTCCTCGAAGAGCTTGACATGGATTTGCCGTATCCAGGCATCGATTCCGAGGGTCCGCGCGGCCGTGCCGGATCACCGAAAAAGCCGGCGCTGCCCAAGGATTGGCTCGTGAGCCGTCAGCTGAACGCGGAACAGAGTGCCGAAATCTCCGCAGCAGAGCTGGACGTGTCAGGCGGCTAG
- a CDS encoding deoxyguanosinetriphosphate triphosphohydrolase → MGTEAMLGRTGTPHDYVLAIPGYTEADSARWVEESRKTTYRSDFERDRARVLHSSALRRLGAKTQVVAPDTDDFVRTRLTHSLEVAQVGRELGRSLGCDPDVVDTACLSHDLGHPPFGHNGESALNEVAHTIGGFEGNAQTLRLLTRLEPKVLAEDGRPAGLNLTRASLDAASKYPWSAVDAPVIHGHRTSKFGAYEDDLPVFEWLREGAPGNRSCIEAQVMDLADDISYSVHDVEDAIVAGHFQLKWMENPDHRARVVGYTKQWYLPHNDPADIDAALARLEATTVWVREADGSRKSMAALKDMTSQLIGRFCQSAMETTRDHFGPSNLTRYGAELMVPEDTVTEIAVLKGLATTFVISTDHRQPVYERQREVLHALVGVLNATGDRHLEPMFAADWRDAADDGARLRVVIDQVASLTDGSALAMYERLVGSLPSLW, encoded by the coding sequence ATGGGAACCGAAGCGATGCTGGGCCGCACCGGAACGCCACACGACTACGTGCTGGCAATTCCGGGCTACACCGAAGCGGATTCTGCTCGGTGGGTGGAAGAGTCGCGAAAGACCACGTACCGTTCCGATTTTGAACGCGACCGCGCACGGGTCCTGCATTCCTCGGCCCTGCGACGGCTGGGCGCAAAAACCCAGGTTGTTGCTCCGGATACGGACGATTTCGTTCGCACCCGTCTGACGCACAGCCTGGAGGTTGCGCAGGTAGGCCGTGAACTTGGCCGTTCGCTGGGCTGCGATCCGGACGTTGTGGATACCGCATGCCTTAGCCATGACCTCGGTCACCCACCTTTTGGCCACAACGGTGAATCTGCCCTGAATGAGGTGGCACACACCATTGGTGGCTTCGAAGGCAACGCGCAGACGTTGAGGTTGTTAACGCGCCTGGAACCGAAAGTCCTTGCTGAGGACGGCAGGCCCGCCGGGCTCAACCTGACCCGCGCCAGCCTTGATGCTGCGTCCAAGTACCCGTGGTCCGCCGTCGACGCCCCCGTCATCCATGGCCACCGCACCAGCAAGTTTGGTGCGTATGAGGACGATCTTCCCGTGTTCGAATGGCTGCGTGAGGGCGCTCCGGGCAACCGCTCCTGCATTGAGGCCCAGGTGATGGACCTCGCGGACGATATTTCCTATTCGGTCCATGACGTCGAGGACGCAATTGTTGCCGGCCACTTCCAATTGAAGTGGATGGAAAATCCGGACCACCGCGCCCGCGTCGTGGGCTACACCAAGCAGTGGTACCTCCCACACAACGATCCTGCTGACATTGATGCTGCCCTTGCCCGGCTTGAGGCCACCACGGTGTGGGTCCGTGAGGCCGATGGCAGCCGAAAGTCCATGGCGGCGCTGAAGGATATGACCAGCCAGCTCATCGGACGGTTCTGCCAAAGCGCCATGGAAACCACCAGGGACCATTTTGGCCCCTCCAACCTGACCCGCTATGGCGCCGAGCTGATGGTCCCGGAGGACACAGTGACCGAAATCGCGGTCCTGAAGGGCCTGGCCACCACGTTCGTCATTTCCACGGACCACCGCCAGCCCGTTTATGAACGCCAGCGCGAAGTCCTGCACGCCCTGGTGGGCGTGCTGAACGCCACAGGCGACCGCCACCTCGAACCGATGTTCGCCGCTGACTGGCGTGACGCTGCCGACGACGGTGCGCGGCTGCGGGTAGTAATTGACCAAGTTGCATCGCTGACGGATGGTTCAGCGCTGGCCATGTACGAGCGCCTGGTGGGGAGCCTGCCGTCGCTCTGGTAA
- the dnaG gene encoding DNA primase, protein MAGLIKREDIDEVRQRTDIKEVVDGYVTLKSAGLGSFKGLCPFHDERSPSFTVRPQVGRYHCFGCGEDGDAISFVQKMDHSSFHEAVEKLAARIGYELRYEDGGTGPNREEVGKRQRLLDAHKIADEFFRAQLLTPGAAEGRNFLDGRGFDRAAAEHFGVGYAPQGWDSLLKHLRGRGFTDAELKLTGMFSEGNRGIYDRFRGRLIWPIRDIAGDTIGFGARKLYEDDQGPKYLNTPETTLYKKSQVLYGIDIAKRNIAKDRQLVVVEGYTDVMACHLAGVTTAVATCGTAFGTEHIKIARRLLSDDGTGGEVVFTFDGDAAGQKAALRAFEEDQRFVAQTYVAVEPTGADPCDLRQLKGDAAVRELIDSRKPLFEFAIRASLRRHNLDTVEGRVAALREAAPVVAQIRDSAIRPAYIRELAGWLGMPIEEVSRYVGAAAKRAASGAASSGAAQSGAVEQSTTAAVSSNGQASNGQAFNRPDPRDPVAGMERQALEVVLQEPSVLGDGAWERFEASHFATPAYAAVHAAVRATGLGHAADPVAWVEHIRQEVPEPLRPLVSELAVTPLPASTPEAMQRYCRDILARLFELQITRIKADKMGQLQRLDATAFPEEFQRLNRELMVLEMQRRALRSDS, encoded by the coding sequence GTGGCTGGCCTCATCAAACGTGAAGATATCGACGAAGTACGCCAGCGCACGGATATCAAGGAAGTCGTTGACGGTTACGTCACCCTGAAGAGTGCTGGCTTGGGCAGCTTCAAGGGCCTGTGCCCCTTCCATGACGAACGCTCACCATCCTTCACTGTCCGCCCCCAAGTGGGCAGATATCACTGCTTCGGCTGCGGCGAAGACGGGGATGCCATCTCCTTCGTCCAGAAAATGGACCACAGTTCCTTCCACGAGGCAGTGGAAAAGCTGGCCGCCAGGATCGGCTACGAGCTGCGTTACGAGGACGGCGGCACCGGTCCGAACCGTGAGGAAGTGGGCAAGCGCCAGCGCCTCCTGGATGCCCATAAGATCGCCGACGAGTTTTTCCGTGCCCAACTGCTGACGCCCGGAGCCGCCGAGGGCCGCAACTTCCTCGACGGCAGGGGCTTTGACCGCGCGGCCGCCGAGCACTTCGGCGTGGGCTATGCGCCGCAGGGCTGGGACTCGCTCCTCAAGCACCTGCGCGGCCGTGGGTTCACGGATGCCGAACTCAAACTTACGGGCATGTTTTCCGAAGGAAACCGGGGCATCTATGATCGCTTCCGTGGCAGGCTCATTTGGCCTATCCGGGACATTGCCGGGGACACCATCGGCTTCGGAGCCCGGAAGCTCTACGAGGACGATCAGGGTCCAAAGTACCTGAACACTCCTGAAACCACTCTCTACAAAAAGTCCCAGGTCCTCTATGGGATCGACATCGCCAAGCGCAACATCGCCAAGGACCGGCAGCTGGTGGTGGTTGAGGGGTACACCGACGTCATGGCCTGTCACCTGGCAGGAGTCACGACGGCGGTCGCCACCTGCGGCACGGCGTTCGGCACCGAACACATCAAGATCGCCCGCCGCCTGCTTTCGGACGACGGCACCGGGGGAGAAGTGGTCTTCACCTTCGACGGGGACGCCGCCGGCCAGAAGGCCGCCCTCCGCGCCTTCGAGGAAGACCAACGATTCGTCGCACAAACATACGTCGCGGTAGAGCCCACTGGCGCTGATCCCTGTGATCTTCGTCAACTCAAGGGCGATGCCGCAGTACGTGAACTCATCGACAGCAGGAAGCCGCTCTTCGAGTTCGCCATTCGGGCCTCGCTCCGCAGGCACAACCTGGACACGGTCGAAGGTCGCGTCGCGGCGCTTCGGGAAGCGGCGCCCGTTGTGGCACAAATCCGCGACTCCGCCATCCGCCCCGCCTACATCCGCGAACTCGCTGGCTGGTTGGGTATGCCGATTGAGGAAGTCAGCCGCTACGTTGGGGCCGCAGCCAAGCGCGCGGCATCCGGCGCTGCTTCATCTGGCGCTGCTCAGTCCGGCGCTGTGGAGCAATCCACGACGGCGGCAGTATCGTCGAACGGTCAGGCGTCGAACGGTCAGGCCTTCAACCGTCCCGACCCGCGGGACCCCGTGGCAGGCATGGAGCGCCAAGCGTTGGAAGTGGTCCTCCAAGAGCCCTCAGTCCTGGGCGACGGGGCATGGGAGCGCTTTGAGGCGTCCCACTTTGCTACTCCTGCCTACGCGGCTGTGCACGCAGCCGTGCGTGCCACAGGGCTGGGCCACGCTGCTGATCCCGTGGCATGGGTGGAGCACATCCGGCAGGAAGTCCCGGAGCCTCTGCGCCCCTTGGTTTCTGAGTTGGCAGTAACTCCTTTGCCGGCCAGCACCCCGGAAGCTATGCAACGATATTGCCGGGACATTTTGGCAAGGCTTTTCGAGCTGCAGATCACGCGCATTAAAGCGGACAAGATGGGCCAACTGCAGCGCCTTGATGCAACTGCATTTCCCGAGGAATTCCAGCGCCTGAACCGGGAACTGATGGTGTTGGAAATGCAGCGTCGAGCCCTGCGTTCAGACTCCTGA
- a CDS encoding alpha/beta hydrolase-fold protein has protein sequence MKGLLEIEISGPVVMTIAVVIGVGLFLLLFLRPSSRWVLTAVVGIVVTAALGWFTVWIVEDVLDVFHVGLTPRVWFWVITGFAALGLAVVSFRHSPRWRKVVAAISIPVFLLVTALGVNMEFGLNRTLGSALGISTEEAIQLSKPDPDAPLPSGPLWQNWKPPANMPTKGEVGTQVIPATASGFNARPAGIYLPPAALTENPPRLPLFVLMMGQPGLPDPQYVSAALDEFAAKNNGLAPIAIVADQIGPDQDDTLCLDTAKYGNVEKYINVDVVNWAKANLNILPDRDHWTIAGYSNGGQCAISFALKYPKMWGNVVDISGEEFPGAEDPAGNLAEIFGGNQAAYDAQKPINIMKGKQFPDTTAVFTVGSDDVTYVAAAKAVSAAAKASGMTVTYYEVPNGGHVGIALNAGLTKGFEVLYPRLGLSG, from the coding sequence ATGAAGGGCCTCCTGGAAATCGAGATCAGCGGCCCGGTGGTCATGACGATAGCCGTGGTCATCGGCGTCGGGCTTTTCCTGTTGCTGTTCCTCAGGCCGTCTTCGCGCTGGGTCCTCACTGCAGTGGTTGGCATTGTGGTAACAGCGGCGCTGGGTTGGTTTACGGTCTGGATCGTGGAAGATGTCCTGGACGTCTTCCACGTGGGGCTGACACCTCGCGTGTGGTTCTGGGTGATCACCGGCTTCGCTGCCCTTGGGCTCGCCGTGGTTAGTTTTCGCCACAGTCCCCGGTGGCGGAAGGTGGTGGCGGCGATATCGATTCCTGTGTTCCTCCTGGTCACTGCGCTGGGCGTCAACATGGAGTTCGGGCTCAACAGGACCCTGGGCTCAGCGCTGGGGATCTCCACTGAGGAAGCCATCCAACTGAGCAAACCGGACCCGGACGCTCCCCTCCCTTCCGGACCCCTCTGGCAGAACTGGAAACCGCCAGCCAACATGCCAACAAAGGGTGAGGTGGGAACGCAGGTCATTCCGGCCACCGCCTCGGGTTTCAATGCCCGCCCTGCCGGGATCTACTTGCCGCCTGCTGCCCTGACGGAGAACCCTCCCCGCTTGCCCTTGTTTGTCCTCATGATGGGCCAGCCGGGCCTCCCCGACCCCCAGTACGTTTCGGCCGCGTTGGATGAATTTGCTGCGAAGAACAATGGCCTTGCACCCATCGCGATCGTGGCCGACCAGATCGGACCGGATCAAGACGACACTCTGTGCCTGGACACAGCCAAATACGGAAACGTGGAGAAGTACATCAACGTTGACGTGGTGAACTGGGCCAAAGCAAACCTGAACATCCTCCCGGACCGCGACCATTGGACCATCGCCGGATACTCCAACGGCGGGCAGTGCGCCATCTCGTTTGCGCTCAAATACCCGAAGATGTGGGGCAATGTGGTGGACATCTCCGGTGAGGAGTTTCCCGGGGCGGAGGACCCTGCAGGCAACCTGGCAGAGATCTTTGGTGGCAACCAGGCAGCCTATGACGCACAGAAGCCCATCAACATCATGAAAGGTAAGCAATTTCCGGACACCACTGCCGTTTTCACCGTGGGCTCGGATGACGTGACGTATGTTGCAGCTGCGAAGGCTGTCTCCGCAGCTGCCAAAGCTTCCGGAATGACGGTGACCTATTACGAGGTGCCAAACGGCGGGCATGTAGGCATCGCATTGAACGCCGGCCTGACCAAGGGCTTCGAGGTGCTCTATCCGAGACTCGGTTTGTCCGGCTAG
- a CDS encoding DUF2156 domain-containing protein, translated as MSAAVGYRGTVYGLAAIRRLPLTLGLVLFLWLVGAVTGSLIAGPNEALLEQVGLGLALDPGPGWSIFTSSFFASSLLDYLACTVLILVGVGIAERTMGPWLALAAFIFGSALSALVLMGLVAFGTDNSDQWLSFLGGEYVVGAYGGAAAALGCSTAALEALWRRRLRTWLLAATLMFALFVGVAQTLQALAGAVIGILAGWAVQALVLRRRAGSLHSSSLRETRFLVGTVVGVFALGPLLTQLTGTLEVGPLSVVSEVMLQASPSVDEVKEACDNDKSCVTLQSVVGVQSFGATILSVIPVLLLLVCAEGLRRGRRLAYRLTLVIQLYLAFVTSVAILQYVTDPEVTLGNDDIGYLLLYAVPAILAPLIIAVLLVINRHKFRVESSDAGYRVLGRTTLIMAAVAAVLYVVFWFVEGNPSRSSLWDLAGQLTHILVPFPVPFVVELPQGLLSTVLYGLGGDVIWLCILLMVLNNFQRFRTLAKDPAADLGHTRELLHDGGGTLSWMALWDSNQYWFTPDRRAGLAYQVHNGVALTVAGPFGARQHHTEAATGFLVHCAALGLTPCFYSATAELDEALLPRGFRKLEVAEETLLNIQAMTFKGKEWQNVRTALNRAEKLSIKDHWYHYAEMPPGIRAQLAEISEEWVADKALPEMGFTLGGLDELKDPEVMCCVAVDDDGLVHGVTSWLPVFTDGVVSGWTLDFMRRRTTGFKGVMEFLIASAVTHFKDDVPHISLSGSPLANTGAATDDGDHSALDRVLAMLGNALEPMYGFKSLAAFKSRFQPEHRTLYMYYRDPLALPSIGLAVGSAYLPGLSRAQSAGLLRQMVAREPAA; from the coding sequence ATGAGTGCGGCTGTGGGATATCGGGGCACTGTTTACGGCCTGGCGGCCATACGACGTCTGCCCCTGACCTTGGGACTCGTGCTGTTCCTTTGGCTTGTCGGCGCAGTTACGGGGAGCCTCATCGCCGGCCCCAACGAGGCACTCCTGGAACAAGTCGGGCTGGGTTTGGCGCTGGATCCGGGGCCGGGTTGGTCCATCTTCACCTCGTCATTCTTTGCCTCATCCTTGCTGGACTATCTGGCATGTACCGTTCTGATCCTGGTGGGCGTGGGCATCGCCGAGCGCACTATGGGTCCATGGTTGGCCCTGGCAGCATTTATCTTTGGTTCCGCGCTCAGCGCCTTGGTGCTGATGGGGCTCGTTGCTTTTGGGACGGACAACAGCGACCAATGGCTTAGTTTCCTGGGTGGCGAGTACGTTGTGGGCGCGTACGGTGGTGCCGCCGCTGCCTTGGGATGTTCGACGGCGGCACTGGAGGCACTCTGGCGTCGTCGCCTCCGGACATGGCTGCTGGCAGCAACGCTCATGTTTGCCTTGTTTGTAGGCGTCGCACAAACACTGCAGGCCCTTGCCGGCGCTGTCATCGGCATTCTGGCCGGTTGGGCCGTTCAGGCCCTGGTGCTGCGACGGCGTGCGGGCTCGCTTCATTCCTCGAGCCTTCGTGAGACCCGGTTCCTTGTGGGCACTGTGGTAGGTGTATTCGCCCTGGGCCCCTTGCTCACCCAGTTAACGGGCACGTTGGAGGTGGGACCGCTTTCTGTGGTTTCCGAGGTGATGCTGCAAGCAAGCCCCAGCGTGGACGAAGTGAAGGAAGCCTGCGACAACGACAAGAGCTGCGTCACGCTGCAGAGCGTTGTGGGTGTTCAGAGTTTCGGCGCCACCATCCTGTCAGTGATCCCGGTGCTGTTGCTGCTTGTCTGTGCCGAGGGGCTGCGCCGTGGTCGCCGCCTCGCCTACAGACTGACCCTGGTCATCCAGCTCTACCTGGCGTTCGTGACGAGCGTGGCAATCCTGCAGTACGTGACGGATCCGGAAGTGACACTGGGCAATGACGACATCGGTTACCTCCTGCTCTATGCCGTTCCCGCTATCCTGGCGCCGCTGATCATCGCGGTCCTGCTGGTGATCAACCGCCACAAATTCCGGGTGGAGTCCAGCGATGCCGGATATCGCGTCCTGGGCAGGACTACCCTCATCATGGCTGCTGTGGCGGCGGTCCTTTACGTGGTCTTCTGGTTCGTAGAGGGCAACCCGAGCCGCTCATCGCTGTGGGACCTCGCAGGGCAATTGACCCACATCCTGGTCCCCTTCCCCGTTCCGTTCGTCGTTGAGCTGCCGCAGGGACTGCTGAGTACAGTTCTTTACGGACTTGGTGGGGACGTTATCTGGCTCTGCATCCTTTTGATGGTCCTGAACAATTTCCAGCGGTTCCGGACGCTGGCAAAGGATCCGGCTGCAGATCTGGGACACACCCGTGAATTGCTTCACGACGGCGGGGGCACCCTGTCCTGGATGGCCCTGTGGGACAGCAACCAATACTGGTTCACTCCGGACAGGAGGGCTGGCCTCGCCTACCAGGTGCACAACGGAGTGGCCCTGACCGTGGCGGGTCCGTTCGGGGCCCGCCAGCACCACACTGAGGCTGCGACAGGCTTCCTGGTCCATTGCGCGGCACTGGGCCTCACACCATGCTTCTACTCGGCCACGGCGGAGCTCGACGAGGCCCTCCTCCCCCGCGGCTTCCGCAAACTGGAAGTGGCGGAAGAAACCCTGCTGAACATCCAGGCGATGACGTTCAAAGGCAAGGAATGGCAGAACGTCAGGACCGCGCTGAACAGGGCTGAGAAGCTGTCCATCAAGGACCACTGGTACCACTACGCGGAGATGCCACCGGGGATCCGGGCACAACTGGCCGAAATCTCGGAAGAGTGGGTGGCGGACAAGGCCCTTCCCGAGATGGGCTTCACGTTGGGCGGACTGGATGAACTGAAGGATCCCGAAGTCATGTGTTGCGTAGCCGTGGACGACGACGGCCTCGTCCATGGGGTTACGAGCTGGCTGCCGGTCTTTACCGACGGCGTGGTGTCGGGTTGGACCTTGGACTTCATGCGCCGCCGAACCACTGGATTCAAAGGGGTCATGGAATTCCTGATCGCCTCCGCCGTTACGCACTTCAAGGACGACGTTCCCCACATCTCGCTGTCAGGCTCCCCGCTGGCCAATACAGGGGCCGCGACGGACGACGGTGACCACAGTGCCTTGGACCGGGTCCTGGCAATGCTGGGCAATGCACTGGAACCCATGTACGGCTTCAAGTCCCTGGCAGCTTTCAAATCGCGGTTCCAGCCCGAGCACCGCACTCTGTACATGTATTACCGGGACCCGCTGGCCCTGCCTTCCATAGGTCTTGCCGTTGGCTCGGCGTACTTGCCGGGTTTGTCTCGCGCACAGAGTGCCGGTTTGCTACGGCAAATGGTTGCCCGGGAGCCGGCCGCATGA
- a CDS encoding glycine zipper domain-containing protein: MTKKPHRNGRGLFLGAVLGAVVGALLGRLAGSALFGAILGAVIGAALLYRVNPGPWNRD, encoded by the coding sequence ATGACCAAGAAACCGCACCGGAACGGCAGGGGCCTTTTCCTCGGGGCCGTGCTTGGCGCCGTCGTCGGGGCGTTGTTGGGCCGCCTGGCCGGGAGTGCACTGTTCGGGGCGATACTTGGCGCCGTCATTGGAGCCGCCCTGCTGTACCGGGTGAACCCGGGCCCCTGGAATCGGGACTAA